The Amycolatopsis viridis genome window below encodes:
- a CDS encoding AfsR/SARP family transcriptional regulator translates to MREGLRVRLLGPVELSADGRAVPVGGAGVRGLLAMLALAPNRIVALDDLIGALWRDPPPTARTIVHGNVSQLRRVLRSLATSQARIETAPPGYRLRIDPSLIDVHQARALSERAEAAPLNERGQLLAEAWALWRGPVLGGLPESVRAPELDDLRTAVHGARVDADLALGRHEELIAELVPLVRQDPRRERTAGQLMRALYHSGRRAEALEVYREVARYASRKLGLDPGPDLRALHQHVLHDDLAPAAAAIDARRVVPRQLPPAVAVLAGRSADLAWLDGLDTIGVLTGPPGVGKSALAVSWAHHASARFPDGVLFAALHGFDAAHAPMPVAAVLAQFLLGLGVPPPGLPQSEDERLALYRSLTGERRMLVVLDDARSADQVRPLLPPGPGSLAVVTSRARLDGLTVSHGARVRPLAPLARDDSVRLIGEVAGEAAAGHHEQLARLCGDLPLALRIAGARLAAAPAWAVPEFVAELAGERTRLDALDVDDAGVRAALDVSYRGLPDEVAGLFQVLAAFPGPAVGPFPAAALGEVPVAEARRRLRVLAAHHLLAESGPDVFTQHDLVRLYQRELGGTSPAALARVVGYYQAAADRARRCLLRIVDPLEFSAGPLPELAGFDDALAWFAAEWPNLLAVLEAAAQAGLHRDVWRLARVVHTYRVVRPLWDEWQQLVALGMAAAEACGDAEARFWMLISRCALSLTFGLGAESLADASAAVALAGADFRRRICAMIHLGSALGSCGRHEESVACLGEAIEAAARAGADELRGQALANCAEVEKARGRFTRAIEHQLASLEIDRRLGDDSYLVVSLNNLAESYLGLGDDERAMSYASDAVELAARRGFQLQESVGRFTVGRLLRRRGDLEGARRQVELAAELHERVSPHPSAAMLAELAALGSARA, encoded by the coding sequence GTGCGCGAGGGGTTGCGGGTCCGGCTGCTCGGCCCGGTGGAGCTGTCCGCGGATGGCCGCGCGGTCCCGGTCGGCGGCGCGGGGGTGCGCGGGCTGCTCGCGATGCTGGCGCTCGCGCCGAACCGCATTGTCGCCCTCGACGACCTGATCGGCGCGCTGTGGCGGGACCCGCCGCCGACGGCGCGCACGATCGTGCACGGCAACGTCTCGCAGTTGCGCCGGGTCCTGCGGTCGCTGGCGACCAGCCAGGCGCGGATCGAGACCGCGCCACCGGGCTACCGGCTGCGCATCGACCCGTCGCTGATCGACGTCCACCAGGCCCGCGCGTTGTCCGAGCGCGCCGAGGCCGCGCCGCTGAACGAGCGCGGACAACTGCTGGCCGAGGCGTGGGCGCTGTGGCGGGGTCCGGTGCTGGGCGGGCTGCCGGAGTCGGTGCGCGCACCCGAGCTGGACGACCTGCGGACGGCGGTGCACGGCGCCCGGGTCGACGCCGACCTCGCTCTCGGCCGTCACGAGGAGCTGATCGCCGAGCTGGTCCCGCTCGTCCGGCAGGACCCGCGGCGCGAGCGGACGGCCGGCCAGCTCATGCGCGCCCTCTACCACTCCGGCCGCCGGGCGGAAGCGCTCGAGGTGTACCGGGAGGTCGCGCGGTACGCGTCCCGCAAGCTCGGCCTCGACCCCGGGCCGGACCTGCGCGCGCTGCACCAGCACGTGCTGCACGACGACCTCGCACCGGCTGCCGCCGCGATCGACGCCCGGCGCGTCGTCCCGCGCCAGCTGCCGCCCGCGGTCGCCGTGCTGGCCGGGCGGTCGGCGGACCTGGCGTGGCTGGACGGGCTGGACACGATCGGCGTGCTCACCGGGCCGCCCGGGGTCGGCAAGAGCGCGCTGGCCGTGAGCTGGGCGCACCACGCGAGCGCCCGGTTCCCGGACGGTGTCCTGTTCGCTGCGTTGCACGGGTTCGACGCCGCACATGCGCCGATGCCCGTGGCCGCGGTGCTCGCGCAGTTCCTGCTCGGGCTCGGGGTGCCGCCACCCGGGCTGCCGCAGTCCGAGGACGAGCGGCTCGCGCTGTACCGGTCGCTGACCGGTGAGCGGCGGATGCTGGTCGTGCTCGACGACGCGCGGTCGGCCGACCAGGTGCGGCCGTTGCTGCCGCCCGGGCCGGGTTCGCTGGCCGTGGTGACGTCCCGGGCGCGGCTGGACGGGCTGACCGTGTCGCACGGCGCCCGGGTGCGGCCGCTGGCACCCCTGGCGCGGGACGACTCGGTGCGGCTGATCGGCGAGGTGGCGGGCGAGGCGGCGGCCGGGCACCACGAGCAGCTGGCGCGGTTGTGCGGCGACCTGCCGCTCGCGCTGCGGATCGCCGGCGCCCGGCTGGCGGCCGCCCCGGCGTGGGCCGTGCCGGAGTTCGTGGCGGAGCTGGCGGGCGAGCGGACGCGGCTGGACGCGCTGGACGTGGACGACGCCGGGGTGCGGGCGGCGCTGGACGTGTCGTACCGGGGTCTGCCGGACGAGGTCGCCGGTCTGTTCCAGGTGCTCGCGGCGTTTCCCGGGCCGGCGGTGGGCCCGTTCCCGGCGGCGGCGCTGGGCGAGGTGCCGGTCGCCGAGGCGCGGCGGCGGTTGCGGGTGCTGGCGGCGCACCACCTGCTGGCCGAGAGCGGACCGGACGTGTTCACGCAGCACGACCTGGTGCGGCTCTACCAGCGTGAGCTGGGTGGCACGTCCCCGGCCGCGCTGGCCCGCGTGGTGGGCTACTACCAGGCGGCGGCCGACCGGGCGCGGCGGTGCCTGCTGCGGATCGTGGACCCCCTGGAGTTCTCCGCCGGGCCGCTGCCCGAGCTGGCCGGCTTCGACGACGCGCTGGCGTGGTTCGCGGCCGAGTGGCCGAACCTCCTGGCGGTGCTGGAGGCCGCGGCGCAGGCCGGGCTGCACCGGGACGTCTGGCGCCTGGCGCGCGTGGTGCACACCTACCGCGTGGTGCGGCCCCTGTGGGACGAGTGGCAGCAGCTGGTCGCGCTGGGGATGGCCGCGGCGGAGGCGTGCGGGGACGCCGAGGCGCGGTTCTGGATGCTGATCTCGCGGTGCGCGCTGTCCCTGACGTTCGGCCTGGGAGCGGAGAGCCTGGCGGACGCGTCGGCCGCCGTGGCGCTGGCCGGCGCCGATTTCCGGCGCCGGATCTGCGCGATGATCCACCTCGGCAGCGCGCTGGGCTCCTGCGGTCGGCATGAGGAGTCGGTGGCGTGCCTGGGTGAGGCGATCGAGGCGGCGGCGCGGGCAGGTGCGGACGAGTTGCGGGGGCAGGCGCTGGCGAACTGCGCCGAGGTGGAGAAGGCGCGGGGCCGGTTCACGCGGGCGATCGAGCACCAGCTCGCGTCGCTGGAGATCGACCGGCGCCTCGGGGACGACAGCTACCTGGTGGTGTCGCTGAACAACCTGGCCGAGTCCTACCTCGGCCTGGGAGACGACGAGCGGGCGATGTCGTACGCGAGCGACGCGGTGGAGCTCGCGGCACGCCGGGGGTTCCAGCTGCAGGAGTCCGTCGGCCGGTTCACCGTGGGGCGGCTCCTGCGGCGCCGCGGAGACCTCGAAGGTGCCCGGCGGCAGGTCGAGCTGGCGGCGGAACTGCACGAGCGGGTGAGCCCCCACCCGTCCGCGGCGATGCTCGCCGAGCTGGCGGCGCTGGGTTCCGCCCGGGCGTGA
- a CDS encoding DUF6932 family protein, which produces MPLPHWTPQGVLPPGRLPADVADIYERLVFDAPHQNAREILFSALNSYLGAVARIIPSGRAWIGGSFITRTPDVPSGLDVVLIPDDWGGLKRMTGPVRDSLYGLLTLRGVIVGQPAMYLDQVQPVGGLLDGFLCFPGDEETWAATWSADGHRGFPEVVW; this is translated from the coding sequence ATGCCGCTGCCCCATTGGACCCCGCAGGGGGTGCTGCCGCCCGGGCGGCTGCCGGCGGACGTGGCCGACATCTACGAACGTCTCGTCTTCGACGCGCCGCACCAGAACGCCCGCGAGATCCTATTCAGCGCCCTGAACAGCTACCTCGGCGCGGTCGCCCGGATCATCCCGAGCGGCCGCGCGTGGATCGGCGGTTCGTTCATCACCCGGACGCCGGACGTGCCCAGCGGCCTCGACGTGGTGCTCATCCCGGACGACTGGGGCGGGCTCAAGCGCATGACCGGCCCGGTGCGGGATTCGCTGTACGGGCTGCTGACCCTGCGCGGGGTGATCGTCGGGCAACCCGCGATGTACCTCGATCAGGTGCAACCCGTCGGCGGCTTGCTCGACGGGTTCCTGTGTTTCCCCGGTGACGAGGAGACCTGGGCGGCCACCTGGTCGGCCGACGGGCACCGCGGTTTCCCCGAGGTGGTGTGGTGA
- a CDS encoding SGNH/GDSL hydrolase family protein: MRGYNSYVALGDSFTEGLNDLNPDGTFRGWADRLAEILAEGEPGFQYANLALRGKMLAEIVEEQVPIALELKPDLVTLCAGGNDVIVPGSDVDEIAAQLDEVIGKLRAAGIDVLVFNGPDTKHLPVMSVLRGKIGIYNAHLWTSAARHGAKIVDMWAMDVLHDPRAWSDDRLHFTAEGHRRIALRAAEVLGVPTAEDWREPWPVIDARADWIAMRRSDLAWTKTHLLPWIRRQLRGESMGDGLSPKRPELAPFVAAPPVPDDHAAAS, encoded by the coding sequence GTGCGTGGGTACAACAGTTATGTCGCGCTCGGTGACAGTTTCACCGAGGGGCTCAACGACCTGAACCCGGACGGGACGTTCCGGGGCTGGGCGGACCGGCTCGCCGAGATCCTCGCCGAGGGCGAACCGGGGTTCCAGTACGCCAACCTGGCGTTGCGCGGCAAGATGCTCGCCGAGATCGTCGAGGAGCAGGTGCCGATCGCGCTGGAGCTCAAGCCGGACCTGGTGACGCTGTGCGCGGGCGGCAACGATGTGATCGTGCCGGGTTCGGACGTGGACGAGATCGCGGCGCAGCTGGACGAGGTGATCGGCAAGCTGCGCGCGGCGGGCATCGACGTGCTCGTGTTCAACGGCCCGGACACCAAGCACCTGCCGGTGATGAGCGTGTTGCGCGGCAAGATCGGCATCTACAACGCCCACCTGTGGACCAGCGCGGCCCGGCACGGCGCGAAGATCGTCGACATGTGGGCGATGGACGTGCTGCACGACCCGCGCGCCTGGAGCGACGACCGGCTGCACTTCACGGCCGAGGGGCACCGGCGGATCGCGTTGCGCGCGGCCGAGGTGCTGGGGGTGCCCACGGCTGAGGACTGGCGCGAGCCCTGGCCGGTCATCGACGCGCGGGCGGACTGGATCGCGATGCGCCGGTCGGACCTGGCGTGGACGAAGACGCACCTGCTGCCCTGGATCCGGCGGCAGCTGCGCGGCGAGTCGATGGGTGACGGGCTGTCGCCGAAGCGGCCGGAGCTGGCGCCGTTCGTGGCGGCTCCGCCGGTGCCGGACGACCACGCCGCGGCGAGCTGA
- a CDS encoding DUF3159 domain-containing protein encodes MTEQATPERESLAAILGGRNGAIDASLPPLAFVIGWLAAGSSIAWGSAAAIAVAVAVGAVRLVRGDKARAVVVSLAAVIVAALIALHTGRAQDFFLIQVLSNVASALLWLTSAVVRWPLLGVVVGLLLGQKTRWRRDPDLVRAYSRASLVWSLQYVLRVAVYLPLWWAGELVALGVSRTVLTWPLQALTIAASGWVLYRTLPRDHPGLRVVRSG; translated from the coding sequence GTGACCGAACAAGCCACGCCGGAACGGGAATCGCTGGCCGCCATCCTGGGGGGCCGCAACGGCGCGATCGACGCGAGCCTGCCGCCGCTGGCGTTCGTGATCGGCTGGCTGGCCGCGGGCTCCTCGATCGCCTGGGGCTCGGCCGCCGCGATCGCCGTGGCCGTCGCCGTGGGTGCCGTCCGGCTGGTGCGCGGCGACAAGGCGCGGGCCGTGGTGGTCAGCCTCGCCGCGGTGATCGTGGCCGCGCTGATCGCGTTGCACACCGGCCGCGCCCAGGACTTCTTCCTGATCCAGGTGTTGTCCAACGTGGCCAGCGCACTGCTGTGGCTGACCAGCGCGGTCGTGCGGTGGCCGCTGCTGGGCGTGGTGGTCGGCCTCCTGCTCGGGCAGAAGACCCGGTGGCGGCGCGATCCCGACCTGGTGCGGGCCTACTCGCGGGCGAGCCTGGTGTGGTCGTTGCAGTACGTGCTGCGGGTCGCCGTCTACCTGCCGCTGTGGTGGGCGGGTGAGCTGGTGGCGCTGGGCGTCTCGCGCACCGTGCTGACGTGGCCGTTGCAGGCGCTGACCATCGCGGCGAGCGGGTGGGTGCTCTACCGGACGCTGCCGCGGGACCACCCCGGCCTGCGGGTCGTGCGGTCCGGGTAG
- a CDS encoding N-acetylglucosamine kinase yields MKFVLGVDAGGTSTRAMAVAADGTVLGTGRAGGANPNSHPPEEAVANLAAAIRAAHPEPAGASACVIGMAGTAKLTDPVVAALFDRTWRALGLDPVVILTDAEVAFASATDAPDGTVLIAGTGSIAGRIRGHRMVATEGGYGWLLGDEGSGFWLGREAVRATLAALGRDAELGPLATAVLAEAGVDPADRRLAWRRLITVANAEAPIRLARFAPLVAVADPAAADIVERAADLLVATALATRDPGEDSPIVLVGSVLGEDTRVGARVRAKLAGLDVRASSDGVLGAAWLAAVEAFGEDLARRPG; encoded by the coding sequence ATGAAGTTCGTGCTGGGAGTCGACGCGGGTGGCACGTCCACCCGCGCCATGGCCGTCGCCGCGGACGGCACCGTGCTGGGCACCGGCCGGGCGGGCGGCGCGAACCCGAACTCGCACCCGCCCGAGGAGGCGGTCGCGAACCTGGCGGCGGCGATCCGCGCCGCGCACCCGGAACCGGCCGGTGCGAGCGCCTGCGTGATCGGCATGGCCGGCACGGCCAAGCTGACCGATCCGGTCGTCGCGGCCCTGTTCGACCGCACCTGGCGCGCCCTCGGGCTGGACCCGGTCGTGATCCTGACCGACGCCGAGGTCGCGTTCGCCTCGGCCACCGACGCGCCGGACGGGACGGTCCTGATCGCGGGAACGGGCTCGATCGCCGGCCGCATCCGCGGGCACCGCATGGTGGCCACCGAGGGCGGGTACGGCTGGCTGCTCGGCGACGAGGGCTCGGGGTTCTGGCTCGGCCGGGAGGCGGTGCGCGCGACCCTGGCGGCGCTCGGGCGCGACGCCGAGCTCGGGCCGCTGGCCACCGCCGTGCTCGCCGAGGCCGGGGTCGACCCGGCCGACCGGCGCCTCGCGTGGCGGCGGCTGATCACGGTCGCCAACGCCGAGGCCCCGATCCGGCTGGCGCGCTTCGCCCCGCTGGTCGCGGTAGCCGACCCGGCCGCGGCGGACATCGTCGAACGCGCCGCGGACCTGCTGGTCGCGACCGCACTGGCGACCCGGGACCCGGGCGAGGACTCGCCGATCGTGCTGGTCGGCAGCGTGCTCGGCGAGGACACCCGGGTGGGGGCGCGGGTGCGCGCGAAACTGGCCGGGCTCGACGTCCGCGCCAGCTCCGACGGTGTGCTCGGAGCGGCCTGGCTGGCCGCGGTGGAGGCGTTCGGCGAGGACCTGGCCCGGCGACCGGGCTGA
- a CDS encoding SIS domain-containing protein: MAAEIADQPAVLGGLVARRAEIAQVAREIARRPPRFALLAARGSSDHAALYAKYLIEVLLGLPAGLVSPSTVTLYGARPDLRDVLLVSVSQSGGSPDLLEFTQTARKQGALTVAVTNTPASPLGGAAQLSVDIGAGTETAVAATKTYSATLLALYLLVDAVRGGDAVAAAEIEPLARQALDVDVQRAVDRYRFVDRIITTGRGYSYATALESALKLAETSYLAARAYSGADLLHGPVAAVDEETAVLAITSAGRGTAALTDVLTAVADRGADVLALGSSAGDVPAAVRIPVPAVAEEIAPVLEVLPVQRIALGLALARGLDPDRPRGLHKVTRTR, from the coding sequence ATGGCCGCCGAGATCGCCGATCAGCCGGCCGTGCTGGGTGGACTGGTGGCCCGCCGCGCCGAAATCGCCCAGGTCGCCCGGGAAATCGCCCGGCGGCCCCCGCGGTTCGCACTGCTGGCCGCACGCGGGTCGAGCGACCACGCGGCGCTGTACGCGAAGTACCTCATCGAGGTCCTGCTCGGTCTGCCGGCCGGACTCGTCTCACCCTCCACGGTGACCCTCTACGGCGCACGCCCCGACCTGCGGGACGTGCTGCTCGTCTCGGTCAGCCAGAGCGGCGGCTCGCCCGACCTGCTCGAGTTCACCCAGACGGCGCGCAAGCAAGGCGCACTGACGGTCGCGGTGACGAACACGCCGGCCTCACCCCTGGGCGGCGCAGCCCAGCTGTCCGTGGACATCGGTGCCGGCACCGAGACCGCGGTGGCCGCGACCAAGACCTACTCGGCCACCTTGCTCGCGTTGTACCTGCTCGTCGACGCGGTCCGGGGTGGCGACGCGGTGGCTGCTGCGGAGATCGAGCCGCTGGCCCGGCAGGCCCTGGACGTCGACGTGCAGCGCGCGGTGGACCGCTACCGCTTCGTCGACCGGATCATCACCACCGGCCGCGGCTACTCCTACGCGACCGCGCTGGAGTCGGCGCTCAAGCTCGCCGAGACCAGCTACCTGGCGGCCCGTGCGTACAGCGGCGCGGACCTGCTGCACGGCCCGGTCGCGGCCGTGGACGAGGAGACCGCCGTGCTGGCGATCACCAGCGCCGGCCGGGGCACCGCCGCCCTGACGGACGTGCTGACCGCCGTCGCCGACCGGGGCGCGGACGTGCTGGCCCTGGGCTCGTCCGCGGGTGACGTGCCGGCCGCGGTCCGCATCCCGGTGCCGGCCGTGGCCGAGGAAATCGCGCCGGTGCTGGAGGTGCTGCCGGTGCAGCGGATCGCACTCGGGCTGGCGCTGGCCCGCGGGCTCGACCCGGACCGCCCGCGCGGGCTGCACAAGGTGACCCGGACCCGATGA
- a CDS encoding GntR family transcriptional regulator produces MLESPARGQREPKYWALKQHLLDLLETMPPGSPIPTERALATEFAVSRTTVRQALADLTAEGRLHRVQGKGTFAAEPKLAQRLQLSSYTEDMRAKGREPSSKLLEVEELTAEPELAKLLGIRNGAKVLRMRRLRLADGEPMALETTHLPLGRFRGLRKHVSAGGSLYAVLREHYGVEMDSAEETIETALAGPQEADLLGADVGTPMLLLSRHSFATDGKPVEFVRSIYRGDRYKFVTTLRRP; encoded by the coding sequence ATGTTGGAGTCACCTGCGCGCGGTCAGCGCGAGCCCAAGTACTGGGCGTTGAAGCAGCATCTGCTCGACCTGCTGGAGACGATGCCGCCGGGTTCGCCGATCCCCACCGAGCGCGCGCTGGCCACCGAGTTCGCGGTCTCCCGCACCACCGTGCGCCAGGCGCTCGCGGACCTGACCGCCGAGGGCCGGCTGCACCGCGTCCAGGGCAAGGGCACGTTCGCGGCCGAGCCGAAGCTGGCGCAGCGGTTGCAGCTGTCCTCCTACACCGAGGACATGCGCGCGAAGGGCCGTGAGCCGTCGTCGAAGCTGCTGGAGGTGGAGGAGCTGACGGCCGAGCCCGAGCTGGCGAAGCTGCTCGGCATCCGCAACGGTGCCAAGGTGCTGCGGATGCGCCGCCTGCGCCTGGCCGACGGCGAACCGATGGCGCTGGAGACCACGCACCTGCCGCTGGGCCGGTTCCGCGGCCTGCGCAAGCACGTGTCGGCGGGCGGTTCGCTGTACGCGGTGTTGCGGGAGCACTACGGCGTGGAGATGGACAGCGCGGAGGAAACCATCGAAACCGCCCTCGCCGGGCCGCAGGAGGCCGACCTGCTGGGTGCCGACGTGGGCACGCCGATGCTCCTGCTGTCCCGGCATTCGTTCGCCACGGACGGCAAACCGGTCGAATTCGTGCGGTCGATCTACCGGGGTGACCGGTACAAGTTCGTCACCACCCTGCGGCGCCCCTGA